In Pieris rapae chromosome 10, ilPieRapa1.1, whole genome shotgun sequence, the genomic window ataaatttcttaaatattagaaaaaaatctgttaCAATATTTCCAAGGAGTCTGGTAATATTAAACAGCATTTTTATTAACctgttatttagttttaaaagttgtagtactttttaatacttaaagttCAAATACATTTGTAACCTGCAAATGACTGCACGATTTaaaacttgtaattaccacaaTAACtctgcaatttttttaaataaaatgaacatgAATTACGGTTATATAGTTGTTTGGTGAAGTaataagtgttttgttttggaaAATTTGCCCGTAACCGTAATTTAAGACCATGTCAGACTATAGTAATATATAGAGATAGTAGAATAACAGTTACCAAATGCATTATagttaatcaaatttaaacaagagctgtcaaaccatttttgtatcaagttttattttatattgtctaTGTACTTGATATATAAAACCTTACTTGTACTGCTAATccataaagtattttttacctTTCAGAGAGTTCCTAACAGTATGTCACTCGGCCTTGCAACTTAACGCTAAACTGATCAGTTCCGACCAACACTCATACCACGAGGCACTTGAAGCGAATTATCTTAAACTCAGCGATTCCCTTTCTTCACTCCTAGGACAACCCTTACACGACATACTGGTCAACGGTAATCTTAGTACCACAGTTACTGGGGTGGAACTTGATTGTAGTAATGCTTAGTAATGCGTttctaaagtaataaaatgtttccgTATCACGATAATTCTATAAGTCGTTCAGCATTGCTCTATAGTTTGTAATGGGAGAAATAACACGAATTTGTCATTGCTAGACTTAGCAATAGCTAACCTGAAATAATTCTTAACATCAGAAGTTTCTGTAGTTCTGCTGCAACATAAAAGGTCATCCTATAATGCAAGCCCTTCATAAAATCTTGCAAGTACTAAAATTGAGAGAGAACTATTACTTATCGTGTAATTactctgaaataataatataatccttATTTGTCACTGCAACCTACAATACATGTATCCTACGCGTTTAAGTTTTAAGAGGGTACTTCGACAGGTACCTTCCATTAACGCCAAATAATTTGTAGAACTGACAGATTCAGTCGCGCTTATTTCGACTAGAACGGTCAAAGATGTAGTGTGGACTCAGTTTCCGCCCATTTGGACGTTGTCTAAAGTCTTATAAAGCCAGCTTAGCTCCTTCCAGGCGGTCAAAATTTGCCAGTGGTTTGGGCTGGCCTTAAAATTGTCATTGATTTCAAACTTAATCGTCCTTATCGTAAAACATTAACTGTAGTTAGTACAGTATTagtaagttatattatttcaatagaaaaaaTGGTAGCCATGGTAACGAATACCGTGTATTAATCCATTTTCAAAAAGGCCATAAGTCTGATATTGATTACCTTCTCCGAGCCAAattttgtaaacttttttGTACTACCCACACTACAAGTCatgaaatatagaaatagtCCATTAGTACTGATGTAGTCCATTTCACATTTAGAACTTGATGTGCCTAATACAGCCTAAAAGCTAAACGGCGTAGAATTTTTTCTATTAGACAATTGTATTTGTAagatatattaagaaattgaTCTGATGCTTTTTTATCACTGCGATCGATAATATACCAAAGACTGcgtaattaatcaaataacacCTCgtctttgtattaaatttttatctgcACAAACTTAAATAAGCATAGTTTATTGCTTATTTACCCATATTTATCACCTCATACAAGCCGACAAAAGAACATACACCTGATATAAGCGGATCGCCAGCAAAAAATTCATCTGCCAATATCATATAATTGTAGGTCCTTACAACATGTGAACCTCATTTCAATTCTATATTTATCCTCTACAAAAATCCTGTATACGTGCGTGTGTACGTACTATGTTGAAGTTtgcgtgtaatatttttttgtgcaaaggtataaaagtaatattttaaatatgttatcgTAGACAGGCGCTGTTCGATCACTTAAGgttcaatattcaaataactaCCACTATACTAATACcacatattgttaaataaaatttaaacacgtCTTCTCTATTCAACTCCTTTATTGCAACTCATGACTAAACATACCGCTCACcaaaacatattgtttttaacttaaagctttacattatattatattgaacttaaacttaaacttCTTACTtaactttatacaaaaaataacaatgcttattaaccttataaaaaaatgtaacaatacTTGAAAAACTTCCTTTCGAATAGTGgactgtattaataaaaaatatcatgcagACTACATGAAATCATTTTCTTTTGGCAAcatcaataattttgatacTGGTCTTTTCACTGTATTAAGGTAACCTTTGCATCTTAATGTAACTACTCTTATCAATCCGTCACTTCCGGGGTGGACTTCTTTAACGCATCCTAATAACCATCTAGTAGGTGGTAAGTCGTCCTCTTTTATGATTACAATATCTCCAATATTTGGGgctgaaatattgttttgccATTTGTATCGTTGCTGCATGGTATTGAGATATTCGGTCTTCCATCTCTTCCAAAAATCTTGTGTCATCTTTTGTATCTTATACCATCCAGCAACAAAGCCAATTTTCTTGTCATCGTAATTAACATCAGGAATGCTTATTAGGGGTTCCCCTATTATGAAATGACCCGGAGTTAGTGGTGTGAGGGTTTCAAAAGTTTCGTCCATTTGACATATGGGGCGGGAGTTTAGACATGCTTCTATTTGTGCTAGTAACGTCGAAAGCTCTTCAAAGGTTAATTTGGTATTTCCATTAATTCTTAGTAAATGTCTTTTAGCTGATTTGACTCCAGCTTCCCATAAACCGCCATAATTAGGCATTCTTGGTGGAATAAAGTGCCAAGTTGTTCCGTCATTGGATAATAGTTCGGCTACTTCTTTTGTTATGTTAGCTTTACTTTTCCGAAACAAATCCTTAAGTTCTTTGGATGCACCAACGAAGTTAGTGGCGTTATCGCTCCATATGTCAGAACAAAATCCTCTTCTAGCTACAAATCTACGAAATGCAGCAATAAATGCTTGTGATGTTAAATCTGTTACAGCTTCTAAATGAATTGCACGGGTtgtcatacaaacaaataggcaGATATATCCTTTTGTAGCATGGTGACCTCGACCTTTAGACGATTTAATCCAAATCGGGCCTGCATAGTCCACACCAGAATTAAGAAATGCTCTGTGCGGGTTCACTCTGCATGCAGGAAGCTGTCCCATTCTTTGCGTCTGTCCCTTAGCCTTACTTATTATACAAACCTTGCAATTTCTAATGCACAATTTAATAGCATTCTTCATGCCTACAATCCAGAATCTACTTCGAATGTACGCCTTCATTATTTGAATACCACCatgtaaagttttaatatgtgCATCTTGgacaattaattttgtaatgtgaACTTGTTGAGATAAAATAATTGGATGTTGACTAGCTTCAGAAATTTCTGCATTCTGCAGTCTTCCTCCTACTCTTAAAATACCATTTTTATCTAGAAAAGGACACAATGTTGACAGTGAGCTTTTGGGTTTGACCTTTCCTTCTTTCTTCAAGTCTTCTATGTCCTTTTGATATATTCTGTCTTGATAAAAATGAACACAcctttgtaatgtattttccATTTCTTCGGTTGTTATATGTAACTTCTTGCTTCCTTTCTTCATTCTCATACAGTACGATATAACTCTTTTCAATCTGTTTAAGGTTGAAAATCGTTCCCATATTGGTTTTTCGTCTTCCTGTAATATGTTGGTATGATAAAAACCTTCTTTTTCACTtccttctttttcttcttcataGGTCTGAGGTAtagaataatttcttaagATTTGTATTCTTTCATGTTTAAGCCATTCTGGCCCATTCCACCATAAGTCAATGTTGTTAAGTTCACTGGATTTTACTCCTCTGGAGGCAACGTCAGCTGGATTTTCATATGATTGTACGTGATTCCACTTGCTACTATTAAGATATCTTTGTATTTCTGCCACTCTGTTGGCGACGAATGTGTGCCATCTACCCGGCTGAGATTGAAGCCAAGATAACACTACCATGGAATCGGTGTACACGTAAACATTATCGATGGAAACTTTTAGTATTTCAGTGACTTCTTCCATTAATTCTGACAGCAATGCAGCAGCACACAATTCAAGTCTTGGAATAGAAAGCTGTTTTAGAGGAGCCACCTTTGTTCGAGATGCAATCATTGATACATAGATTGCATTATTTTCATCAACTACTCGCAGGTAAGCAACAGCTGCAAACGCCTTTTCTGAGGCATCTGCGAAGCCGTGAATTTGTACTTCTTTCGTGTATGATGACATATGAAACCAACGAGGCACTTTAATGTGTTGTAGAGCTGGTAAGTCATTTCTATAATCTATCCATTCTTTAACTAGCTTTTCAGGAAGTTCATCATCCCACTCAAATTTTAGAAGCCATagcttttgtataaaagtttttgCTATGATGATGACAGGAGATAACCACCCAAAAGGGTCAAATAAACGGGCAATGTCAGACAGGATAGATCTTTTTGTTATAGGATAGGTAAGTAAAGGTAAGTtaactgttattttaaatgcatCTTCTCTTCGATCCCAAGTAAGTCctaagattttaataactttgtctaatttaatttccaatgAATCTtcaattttgttgttttcttGAATGTGTTGTAGTACTTCTTcagaattacttgaccacttttttattttgaaaccgCCTTTTTCTAATATCTCTTTAATGTCAACACATAACTTTTTTGCCTTCTCTACATCTTCATGTCCCCCCATTAAATCATCAACGTAAAATGACTCTTTTATTGCTTTCATAGCTTCAGAGTACCTAACATCACTAGAACATTCATCGTCGGCTAACCTTAATAGAGTTCTTACAGCTAGGAATGGAGCTGCAGCCGTTCCAAATGTTACAGTCGTTAATTggtaactttttaatatttcatctgAATTGTCTCGCCAAACGATGCATTGTAATTTTGTGTGTTCCTCGGACATCTTCACCATTCTATACATCTTCATTATATCACcgacaaaacaaatataatgttgtCTCCATGTGATAATTAAACTTCGAAGGTCTTGTTGTATTACAGGACCAACCAACATTGTATCGTTCAAGGAATACCCTTGAGAACCTTTTGCTGATGCATCAAAGAAGAAGAGAGGTACTCGAACCTTCGTAGTGTCTTTGTCTTGTCTTACTACCGCATGATGAGGTAGATAAATTGTATTGCAGTCATTCTGATCTTCAAGCTCTTTCATATGACCCAAATCgatatattcttttataacttttgtatattcatcttttaattgtttatctttatttaatcttttctCTAGATGCTGAAATCTCTTTATTGCTTGTTCTTTAGTATCTCCTACTTGCTTAATAGTATCTTCTTTACTTCGCTTTAGTGGTAgttgtacaatatatttaccGTCAATGTCTCTTTGGGTTGTGCTTGAGTAAATTCTTTCacattcttcttcttcttttgtgtatataactttcttcttaaataaatctttgtcAATTTCCCAAAAAGATTTCAGTAAATCATTGTCTTCTTTAATGTGCATActtgtaatattaatgttatagtTGGAGCATAGGGTTTTCCCAGACAGTATCCAACCAAGACTAGTCTTCTGAGCTACTAAACCGCATTCAAGACGGATTAACccatcttctattatttttgcaaAATCACCAGCAcccaataataaatcaattcgaCTTGGCATGAAACAGGTAGGGTCAGCCAACtcaatatttagtaaatcacttttattcataattacttTCTTCGCAGGTATTAATgatgaaatagtttttagaACGTAGGCTTCAGTGTAAATGTAAGTAGAATTAGCTTTAATAGATAGCTGGACTTTAGACTTAAGGCAATGCTTTTCTTCACCGATACCCGAAACTGTGCCGTTGACTTTCTCTTTCTTTAAGTTTAGAAGTTCAACGACTCTGGTTGTTACAAAAGTCGCTTCTGAACCCTGGTCAACAAGGGCACGGAGTGTATGATAGTCACCCGAGCTTGATTTCACGTGAACTAGAGCAGTAGCCAATAAAACACCTTGACTCGATTTTTCTTCGCTGGAATAATGTGATGCtacttttgtttcaatatcttGTGATGTTAATGAAGTTGTTTTTAGTGATGCAGGAGCTTCTTGTTTCCTTTTTAAATGCAgaagaaaattatgttttcttcCACATAACTTACATGAAATGTGTCGCTTGCATTCAGTCACCTTGTGATTTGGTAGCAAGCAATTAAAACACAGGTTgttttttaatgcaatattATGTCTGTCTTCCACACTTTGCTGAATAAAATCTTTGCAATTATGAATGTAATGGTCTTTGTTACATAAGGAGCATGAGGGCTTAGTATCAACACCTTCTTTAGCCACGTAAAAACTCTTTTGTACTATTTGTCTTAGATCTTTTGAACAGTTTTGGTTAGTTGTGTTTACTAGCTCCAAAGTTCGATACTTGGATTCTAGAAAATTCTTTAGGTCTTCCCAAGTTGGTAAGTAGTCGGAGTCATCTTTGTATATATGTTCTTCCCAATTTTTATGCGTATCTTGATCAAGTTTATTTACCACTACATGTATTATAATCGGACTCCAAGACTCAGTCGATATtcctaagttatttaaattatttatgcactCACTTGTTGtatccaaaattattttaatttgatttgatgtcTGTGTGTTGATTTTACGTAGGTTAAACAgtctttttaatatgtaatttataattattctctTATTTCCGTAAcgcttctttaaaatattccatGCTTGGTCATAGTTATTTTCTGTTACactaatatgttttaacaAGGCAGCTGCTTCGCCGGTAACACTTAACTTCAGATAGTGCAACTTTTGTACATTGGCAAGCGAATTATTATTGTGGATGagggttaaaaataaatcttgaaAAGTTAAGAAATCTTCATAATTACCGGAAAATACGGGTAATTCGATTTGAGGCAGTTTTACACAAGATGAATTTGTTTCGGTGCTTAACCTCTGGTGGTTACTGCAACTTTCTTGGCTACCAATTACATTCTTACTTAATAAGTCCAACATATCggctttaaaatacaaatacaactcttcatatttataatattcttcgTTTAGAAAATAGGGTAATATTCCCTTTTGTTCCCTTGGAGTGCATGACGACAAATCTTCATGTGCTACATTAAATAACCTCCAATAATCTTCAATACATTCCAGCCTCGCACGAATATATCCAGTAGTTATTCTTGACTTCGgacttttcttaaaatttacttcggtttttttaattttcgagGCTAAATCttctagtttatttaaaagcacTTGCTGTTCAGCACTAACTGTTGACgtcatgattatttatatatatatatatattgtttatattttaaatatatcttaaaacttCAAAACGTCTTTATTCTTCACTTATTCACATTTATTCTTTCTATGCGCAAAACGACCACTCAATGCATCAAAACCGGTTTCTTATCTAAGGAATGCGGCCGAGCtcactatttttttgttttgcacGTTTACTTCATCCGGCTCGATTATAGACCAAATGTTCGGTCACTTAAGgttcaatattcaaataactaCCACTATACTAATACcacatattgttaaataaaatttaaacacgtCTTCTCTATTCAACTCCTTTATTGCAACTCATGACTAAACAGGCGCTGTCGGCTAAATGTTGTTTGTTTATGTgtgtttatctttatatatatttctactgTGCGTGTGTACCTAAATGTCACTAAACTTCTCTAAAACCGGCTGGACCGATTcgatttcttttttgtatgcgtttgggtgGCGCCCAGgatgttatttaaatcttatatcaAGCcagcagatggcgctgcagtcggtaCTTTCATACTgtgtttaataacataatcgcttgaaatatcacgcttgaatattaaatatattacatgtCTATTAAtactgattaattatttttaaatactgacAAAAGCAACGGGTTTCATAATCCaatcaaaaatgatttttagtttttgttttaagtattatagtttaaatgcAGTCGTGcattgatataaataagtattatcaCAGGTACAAATGTTATTCGgcattaataagtaataaacagCTTTTTATATCACATAAAAATACACGTAGGAATGTCAATTACGATATAAAGGTTCTCGCACTGAGAAAATTGATATAagaatttcatatacatatatgaatttGTACGcacatatttactaaaattattaattacttataaataattataaatatcctTCCACCACTTGTAATTTTCTATAGTTACAAATTTTTGTAGTCGTAacttaagaaattttaatacttcacgactttaatatataaatgaaatttgtttaaaaacaatgttttttaaaataagattttgttgatttttcacattgattttatttaaataatttcatgtgtgacataatttatttcattgtttttaatattaatgcatatttaaaataaaatgtcttcATTCCAGTttaaaatagacaaaaatgtaaaatgtttagattttttaatgacaATGTGGTACCcatatgtaaaacaattttattaataaattatttagtacttaATATGTTCAAATGCCTTTGTTATgccatattataattgtaaacatataactcattaattgtattgtcctatataatatgaaatattagaCGTCTATGCACAAAGCATTAAACAATATGTAGGTCATATATAATCAACTTCTgctgttttattacatttataataattatattttgttttattacatcttCCTATTTGCCGAATTTGGGTCTCATTAAAAACCAGAGACAAAAtcttgattgtgattggtccaGTTTCACTAGACTAATAAAGTAACAAGAAGTTTGAAATCTGCTGACTGATATCTGTTTTTACACCAGTATCGTTTCAAGTCGGTATACCCTTAAAGTCGTCTGTGGACTCCTGtgacattataaattatttcttatttttttaataaaggccattaaaatgttacatctagaaacatacaaaattaaattgaaaacttgtTTAAACCAAGAATATTGATGATATCACCCAAGTCCAACAATATGAGGCTGAAAAACCTTTCTAAAATGTTATGTAGCGGAAAAGCTCATGTAGCTCATAGACCTGAGCCATGTTTTTTGGAGAAATATGCGTCATTTGTTAAGTATACTAAATGAAAATAGCTTTATAAAAATGACTAATTTACTTACGTAATGTCAACGTTTTGCCGATAATTTTGaatgatattattaaaggCACAGGATCAAGGGGGAGGAAATCAAAAACAGTTTATATACATTCTTTATTCACATAATTAgttaacacatattaaaatttcaagtaCACGTGtgtctattaaaaacaaatcccATTTTTAGTATTGTaccttaaaatttgaaaaatccaTTCAAAACGAATAATTCAAAATGATTTGAATCGGATATCCGAGTTATATCACACAACAACGATATCACCTAGTACATAAGAATATAGAATAATGGTGCTAAATATGATGTAGATACTAGACTGCGTAGCAAGTCAATACTCTTATTATTCGAACTCCCTTACCAGGGTGAGATTCAGAAACAAGGCTGAGCGCGAAATATTACCTACTTCGGTCTGTCAAAATCTTTGAGGTATGTACTTCAAATACATATCTAACGTACGAGAGTTAAAAGCCTTCAGCCTCGTTTCTGAATCGTATCACAAgacttcatttaattttaacattaacagTGGTCATAACAAGGGCTCTGTTAACTCAATAATGTACTGGAAAACATTTCCTTTccattctttaatattttctattcgcCTACATCAGAATTAGCACCATTGTGCATGTCAGtacataataacataaacttaACAGCATGCATTATAGTTGACGCTTAAAAGACATCATGCGTCTGTGATGaattttaagtaggtactaAAACATGTTTGTATGAGCAACGCTGAGTGAAGACGACAAAACACTATAAATAACTGAAATTTCTTAACATGATGTATCTGAATAAGACGTAGTCTGTGCGAATCAATTACCGCGAAGGAATCGAGAACTGCCAAAGCTaaaccaaataataattattcatgaaAATGTTGGACCCACTTGAGACTAGATGTAAAGAATGTTGTACTATAAAATAGGCCTTACTGACATCTGAATCATACATgattgcatataaaaatactccctaattaatttacgtattttatcacaaataaTAGGTGAATACAAATTGAATATTGCActgataaaatcaaatttaatatgaacatTTAACATGACTAGTTAATGGCAACATAAACAACAAACGATCTCATATTTAGCACTAAGTCATCTTTATTTGAAGATCCATAATTGCAACTGGATAAAAGCCAGATATTGCATGAGTTAATATCAATGCTAATATTAATAGctaagaatattatttccaTAAAGGTCACATTTAGGAGAAAAACTTAAGAATGTGGATAAACACATCCCCTCTTTTCCCATTATTCATAGAAAACTCAAATCAGTctgatttttctaaataaagtaCTTTTTAGGTAACATATCAGAgtactttattcaaaataagacttattttttatgaaaaagggGCTTATTATTAACCACTTAGTACTACTCGCATTGTGGCGTTGtgttaaaaacatacacacacCTGAGATACAAAAACCTACGTCACGCAACATATAATTCTGGAGGTTTTTATTCCTGGTGAAACAATAGTTGGTAGGCAGAGAACTCTTATCAATCACCGCGAATACTACCGGAAGATAAcaacacataataaaaaaacgtgaGGCCAGAATAAAGcactaaataaagattaacaTCAAGACTCATTAACAAATGCCCTTAAGGAATTATGTGTAAcactataaaactaatattaggAACATCTAAACCTTGGTGAggcaaaataatgttatatttgacAACAATAGTTTGggtttttagttaaaatgtaaattctttgtgttttaaaaaggTTAAACATTTTCCACAATCACAACCacatattcaatttataaatacacatatttcaaaatatcaattattatagtatttattatattactagcaTCAGGACATCTACTTCCAATAGgtgaaaatatgaaaattttgaaaaaatattcattattgaaTTAATCTGTTACTTCAAAAAACATCTGTTTGATTATTGGGTAAGTACAAAATTGCCAATTTGACTTGaagtgaaatttttaaattacaacatGAATTGTATAGCTGGAAACAATAAATGTTCCTTTGGCCTTTATAATTACACCACATAACATATAAGACAATTATGAGCAAATTTCAAGCTTGCTTgctataaagtttattaaatttgctcATAAACATTACACATTTACAACACCAATAATATGATTATTCTGAAAGACTTGCAGTGGAATATTTCTCttgcttaaaattaataactaatactGTGATGTTGTCAACAGAACCTCTATAGTAAGCCTGGAGTGTCAAACTTTTTGCTCCAAAGTCTGGTTCATCTaatctttctttaataaatttaacagcTTCTTCATTTGAAAAGATATCCCATAAACCATCTGAGGCAAGAACTAAAAACATTGGCTTGTGGTcttctaaattaaatgttaaaatgtcaGGATTAGCaataacaaagtttttatcttttaatggATAGTCACCCATTGCTCGAGATGTAGCTAAGATTCCAGCTACTCTCCAGACTCCATTAAATGCTATGTAGCCACCGGCAGCTTCTATCCTTTTTTGTTCTCGAACCTGAACCACAgaaaagaattattatattttatttatagtaatcaTAAGCAATTATGTAcatgggtaacactgaaaatgccAATTAGAAAAAAGGTTTCTAGTGAAATCAttctttcaatttaaatttaagtactctttggtaaccttaTGTAGTGGTTTCATCAAATGCCACAATGTGTAGAGGAATGGATCTTGCAAAACAAAAGTATttgcaactttctacattaagccatttttcattttctaaacagtttcagtgttacctaggtatagTCATTCacacaatataattatgaccTCCTAGCAAGATTAAAACCTGAAGCAAAATTAGTGACAATATTTAATGCAGTGTCAAAACCCATgatttacatttaactaatatagAAATTACTTAACATTGGTTACttgtatagataaaatataatgttttatctaTGTAGCAACTCTAAAAACCACCAGAAAATGTGCAGTGCATTCAGGCATCACTGTGTAGagtttacagttttttttatagccaattaagtaacaaaatataagaatgAAAAACAAACCTGTTGTGGTTTGTGGTCAAAGGACACTGGAATAGCATTTCCACGGGAATCACACATAACACCTCTTGAATCTCCCACATTGGCAACTATAAGATTATTATCTTCTAAAATAGCAATCAGAGCAGTTGTTCCAGCAACATTCATAGAACGTTTGGCAGCTTCAACAAGCAATTGATCTGCAGCTAGAACTTCATCAGTCAACAATTtaccataattaatttttccttttaaaatataacttgaCAAGGGTACAGACACATTTTTTACTGGTTTTATTGGTCTTACTTCTCTTGTAATTGGTCTCGCTTTATTTAATTGAGCTAAAAGTTGTGGGTCTGTAATCTCCTTTTTAGAAGTATCATCAGCAGTACTCACagactttttaaaactactttttcTTTCaacacttatattattttctgtcTCTTCTTTCTTATGTTCATCTGGGCTTTCAATTTTTGGGGTCTCGGGAAGTTTTCCATCTTTAAATGCACTCAACTCTACAACCTTATTGTACAGATTTTGTATTAGATGTTCTTTAGCATAA contains:
- the LOC110994184 gene encoding protein phosphatase 1L — its product is MEDELEDRVLHQTYLSFMKILSRFSSSVALDTPTSYFWKMVRLYLLRSEVLIFTFGIVVVFMYLQTIGLWSRTLLSRLSHAVNPINAVQRMKLMEGSDADKQSWELKGSLSAVYAIRGRRMHMEDKFIINENINDTGISLFAIFDGHGGEFAANYAKEHLIQNLYNKVVELSAFKDGKLPETPKIESPDEHKKEETENNISVERKSSFKKSVSTADDTSKKEITDPQLLAQLNKARPITREVRPIKPVKNVSVPLSSYILKGKINYGKLLTDEVLAADQLLVEAAKRSMNVAGTTALIAILEDNNLIVANVGDSRGVMCDSRGNAIPVSFDHKPQQVREQKRIEAAGGYIAFNGVWRVAGILATSRAMGDYPLKDKNFVIANPDILTFNLEDHKPMFLVLASDGLWDIFSNEEAVKFIKERLDEPDFGAKSLTLQAYYRGSVDNITVLVINFKQEKYSTASLSE